Proteins found in one Neomonachus schauinslandi chromosome 1, ASM220157v2, whole genome shotgun sequence genomic segment:
- the LOC110594309 gene encoding 60S ribosomal protein L27a-like, whose translation MPSRLRKTWKLQGHVVHSLMGKHQKHSGHQGHAGGMLHHRINFDQYHPGYFGKVGRRHYHLKRNQSFCPVVNLDKLWTLVSEQMRVNAAKNRTGAALIIDVVQLGYYKVLGKGKLPKQPVILKAKFFSRRAEEKIKGVFLGCCILVA comes from the coding sequence ATGCCATCCAGACTGAGGAAGACCTGGAAACTTCAGGGCCATGTGGTCCACAGCCTCATGGGCAAGCACCAAAAGCACTCAGGACACCAGGGTCATGCTGGTGGCATGCTTCACCATAGGATCAACTTCGATCAATATCACCCAGGTTACTTTGGAAAAGTTGGTAGGAGGCATTACCACTTAAAGAGGAACCAGAGCTTCTGCCCAGTTGTCAACCTTGATAAACTGTGGACATTGGTCAGTGAGCAGATGCGGGTAAATGCTGCCAAAAATAGGACTGGAGCTGCTCTTATCATTGATGTGGTGCAATTGGGCTACTACAAAGTTTTGGGAAAAGGAAAGCTCCCAAAACAGCCTGTCATCCTGAAAGCCAAATTCTTCAGTAGAAGAGCTGAGGAGAAGATTAAGGGTGTGTTTTTGGGGTGCTGCATCCTGGTAGCTTGA